The following are from one region of the Populus trichocarpa isolate Nisqually-1 chromosome 8, P.trichocarpa_v4.1, whole genome shotgun sequence genome:
- the LOC7488376 gene encoding putative lipid phosphate phosphatase 3, chloroplastic isoform X1 — MAWSNMFSYFSFPNFYRIFQGRVRSAEMGTHTIKSHGTKVARDHMLDWLILLLLVLIEVILYVIHPFYRFVGRDMMTDLKYPVKENTVPAWSVPMYTVFLPIAVFLLFYTRRKDVYDLHHSILGLLFSVLITAVITDAIKNAVGRPRPDFFWRCFPDGNELYNRWGNAVCHGRESDIREGHKSFPSGHTSWSFAGLGFLSIYLSGKIKAFDQKGHVAKLCIVFFPLLMASLVGISRVDDYGHHWQDVFAGGLLGLVVATFCYAQLFPPPYNDEGWGPYEYFRAMEESRSNTNSGESVNELDVQPMSLAVVSQQVRKHGNEFAALEDLESGRR, encoded by the exons ATGGCGTGGAGTAATATGttctcatatttttctttcccGAATTTCTATCGTATCTTTCAG gGCAGAGTGAGGTCGGCAGAGATGGGTACACACACTATCAAATCTCATGGAACCAAAGTTGCGAGGGATCACATGCTGGACTGGCTTATTCTACTGCTACTTGTGTTGATTGAGGTCATTCTCTATGTAATCCATCCTTTTTACCGATTTGTGGGAAGGGATATGATGACAGACCTGAAATATCCTGTGAAAGAAAACACAGTGCCTGCATGGAGTGTTCCT ATGTACACAGTTTTTTTGCCCATtgctgttttccttttattctatACGCGAAGGAAAGATGTCTATGATCTGCATCACAGCATCTTAG GCCTCTTATTTTCTGTGCTGATTACTGCGGTCATCACGGATGCAATAAAAAATGCAGTTGGCCGGCCTCGACCAGACTTCTTTTGGCGCTGCTTTCCTGATGGGAATGAA CTCTATAATCGGTGGGGAAATGCAGTATGTCATGGTAGAGAAAGTGACATTAGGGAAGGACATAAGAGTTTCCCAAGCGGCCATACTTCTT GGTCCTTTGCTGGATTAGGTTTTCTCTCAATTTACTTATCTGGGAAAATCAAAGCATTTGATCAGAAAGGGCACGTGGCAAAGCtgtgcattgttttttttcctctgcttATGGCATCTCTTGTAGGCATCTCTCGAGTTGATGATTACGGGCATCATTGGCAGGATGTGTTCGCTGGAGGCCTTCTAG GGCTGGTTGTGGCCACATTCTGCTATGCACAGTTATTCCCACCCCCATATAATGATGAAG GATGGGGACCTTACGAATATTTCAGAGCAATGGAGGAGTCACGTTCCAATACAAATTCAGGGGAGTCTGTGAATGAACTTGACGTGCAGCCCATGAGTTTAGCCGTTGTGAGTCAGCAAGTCAGGAAACACGGAAACGAGTTTGCTGCTTTGGAGGATTTGGAATCCGGTAGGAGGTGA
- the LOC7488376 gene encoding putative lipid phosphate phosphatase 3, chloroplastic isoform X2, with protein sequence MAWSNMFSYFSFPNFYRIFQGRVRSAEMGTHTIKSHGTKVARDHMLDWLILLLLVLIEVILYVIHPFYRFVGRDMMTDLKYPVKENTVPAWSVPMYTVFLPIAVFLLFYTRRKDVYDLHHSILGLLFSVLITAVITDAIKNAVGRPRPDFFWRCFPDGNELYNRWGNAVCHGRESDIREGHKSFPSGHTSWSFAGLGFLSIYLSGKIKAFDQKGHVAKLCIVFFPLLMASLVGISRVDDYGHHWQDVFAGGLLGLVVATFCYAQLFPPPYNDEGNSIFTLTSCCRRSTSSGHVRSSFSSSAGSFFHEKNLRE encoded by the exons ATGGCGTGGAGTAATATGttctcatatttttctttcccGAATTTCTATCGTATCTTTCAG gGCAGAGTGAGGTCGGCAGAGATGGGTACACACACTATCAAATCTCATGGAACCAAAGTTGCGAGGGATCACATGCTGGACTGGCTTATTCTACTGCTACTTGTGTTGATTGAGGTCATTCTCTATGTAATCCATCCTTTTTACCGATTTGTGGGAAGGGATATGATGACAGACCTGAAATATCCTGTGAAAGAAAACACAGTGCCTGCATGGAGTGTTCCT ATGTACACAGTTTTTTTGCCCATtgctgttttccttttattctatACGCGAAGGAAAGATGTCTATGATCTGCATCACAGCATCTTAG GCCTCTTATTTTCTGTGCTGATTACTGCGGTCATCACGGATGCAATAAAAAATGCAGTTGGCCGGCCTCGACCAGACTTCTTTTGGCGCTGCTTTCCTGATGGGAATGAA CTCTATAATCGGTGGGGAAATGCAGTATGTCATGGTAGAGAAAGTGACATTAGGGAAGGACATAAGAGTTTCCCAAGCGGCCATACTTCTT GGTCCTTTGCTGGATTAGGTTTTCTCTCAATTTACTTATCTGGGAAAATCAAAGCATTTGATCAGAAAGGGCACGTGGCAAAGCtgtgcattgttttttttcctctgcttATGGCATCTCTTGTAGGCATCTCTCGAGTTGATGATTACGGGCATCATTGGCAGGATGTGTTCGCTGGAGGCCTTCTAG GGCTGGTTGTGGCCACATTCTGCTATGCACAGTTATTCCCACCCCCATATAATGATGAAG GCAATAGCATCTTTACTTTAACATCTTGTTGCCGGCGGAGTACGTCATCTGGACATGTTAGAAGTTCGTTCTCAAGCAGTGCTGGGtcattttttcatgaaaaaaacctGAGAGAGTGA
- the LOC7488376 gene encoding putative lipid phosphate phosphatase 3, chloroplastic isoform X3, producing the protein MGTHTIKSHGTKVARDHMLDWLILLLLVLIEVILYVIHPFYRFVGRDMMTDLKYPVKENTVPAWSVPMYTVFLPIAVFLLFYTRRKDVYDLHHSILGLLFSVLITAVITDAIKNAVGRPRPDFFWRCFPDGNELYNRWGNAVCHGRESDIREGHKSFPSGHTSWSFAGLGFLSIYLSGKIKAFDQKGHVAKLCIVFFPLLMASLVGISRVDDYGHHWQDVFAGGLLGLVVATFCYAQLFPPPYNDEGWGPYEYFRAMEESRSNTNSGESVNELDVQPMSLAVVSQQVRKHGNEFAALEDLESGRR; encoded by the exons ATGGGTACACACACTATCAAATCTCATGGAACCAAAGTTGCGAGGGATCACATGCTGGACTGGCTTATTCTACTGCTACTTGTGTTGATTGAGGTCATTCTCTATGTAATCCATCCTTTTTACCGATTTGTGGGAAGGGATATGATGACAGACCTGAAATATCCTGTGAAAGAAAACACAGTGCCTGCATGGAGTGTTCCT ATGTACACAGTTTTTTTGCCCATtgctgttttccttttattctatACGCGAAGGAAAGATGTCTATGATCTGCATCACAGCATCTTAG GCCTCTTATTTTCTGTGCTGATTACTGCGGTCATCACGGATGCAATAAAAAATGCAGTTGGCCGGCCTCGACCAGACTTCTTTTGGCGCTGCTTTCCTGATGGGAATGAA CTCTATAATCGGTGGGGAAATGCAGTATGTCATGGTAGAGAAAGTGACATTAGGGAAGGACATAAGAGTTTCCCAAGCGGCCATACTTCTT GGTCCTTTGCTGGATTAGGTTTTCTCTCAATTTACTTATCTGGGAAAATCAAAGCATTTGATCAGAAAGGGCACGTGGCAAAGCtgtgcattgttttttttcctctgcttATGGCATCTCTTGTAGGCATCTCTCGAGTTGATGATTACGGGCATCATTGGCAGGATGTGTTCGCTGGAGGCCTTCTAG GGCTGGTTGTGGCCACATTCTGCTATGCACAGTTATTCCCACCCCCATATAATGATGAAG GATGGGGACCTTACGAATATTTCAGAGCAATGGAGGAGTCACGTTCCAATACAAATTCAGGGGAGTCTGTGAATGAACTTGACGTGCAGCCCATGAGTTTAGCCGTTGTGAGTCAGCAAGTCAGGAAACACGGAAACGAGTTTGCTGCTTTGGAGGATTTGGAATCCGGTAGGAGGTGA
- the LOC7488376 gene encoding putative lipid phosphate phosphatase 3, chloroplastic isoform X4: MGTHTIKSHGTKVARDHMLDWLILLLLVLIEVILYVIHPFYRFVGRDMMTDLKYPVKENTVPAWSVPMYTVFLPIAVFLLFYTRRKDVYDLHHSILGLLFSVLITAVITDAIKNAVGRPRPDFFWRCFPDGNELYNRWGNAVCHGRESDIREGHKSFPSGHTSWSFAGLGFLSIYLSGKIKAFDQKGHVAKLCIVFFPLLMASLVGISRVDDYGHHWQDVFAGGLLGLVVATFCYAQLFPPPYNDEGNSIFTLTSCCRRSTSSGHVRSSFSSSAGSFFHEKNLRE; encoded by the exons ATGGGTACACACACTATCAAATCTCATGGAACCAAAGTTGCGAGGGATCACATGCTGGACTGGCTTATTCTACTGCTACTTGTGTTGATTGAGGTCATTCTCTATGTAATCCATCCTTTTTACCGATTTGTGGGAAGGGATATGATGACAGACCTGAAATATCCTGTGAAAGAAAACACAGTGCCTGCATGGAGTGTTCCT ATGTACACAGTTTTTTTGCCCATtgctgttttccttttattctatACGCGAAGGAAAGATGTCTATGATCTGCATCACAGCATCTTAG GCCTCTTATTTTCTGTGCTGATTACTGCGGTCATCACGGATGCAATAAAAAATGCAGTTGGCCGGCCTCGACCAGACTTCTTTTGGCGCTGCTTTCCTGATGGGAATGAA CTCTATAATCGGTGGGGAAATGCAGTATGTCATGGTAGAGAAAGTGACATTAGGGAAGGACATAAGAGTTTCCCAAGCGGCCATACTTCTT GGTCCTTTGCTGGATTAGGTTTTCTCTCAATTTACTTATCTGGGAAAATCAAAGCATTTGATCAGAAAGGGCACGTGGCAAAGCtgtgcattgttttttttcctctgcttATGGCATCTCTTGTAGGCATCTCTCGAGTTGATGATTACGGGCATCATTGGCAGGATGTGTTCGCTGGAGGCCTTCTAG GGCTGGTTGTGGCCACATTCTGCTATGCACAGTTATTCCCACCCCCATATAATGATGAAG GCAATAGCATCTTTACTTTAACATCTTGTTGCCGGCGGAGTACGTCATCTGGACATGTTAGAAGTTCGTTCTCAAGCAGTGCTGGGtcattttttcatgaaaaaaacctGAGAGAGTGA